From a region of the Oscillatoria sp. FACHB-1407 genome:
- a CDS encoding helix-turn-helix domain-containing protein yields MSRSPSNSEQSQPHDDSDSPPRYSDQYPLPPKLTSAEAGWSSFSLEYRHPVPAGETPNLCFDHYAIAVTLGQGFQLDWQIEGIANGRVQRQMLFHGGMTLVPMHHVHWGAWNQQHEGFAIDLKPKLLTRNAAELLAVDQVELLPQKPLYDPLILQIGLALKADLESHRPGGKLYAETMATALAVHLLRNYSAHTHKSIHYVGGLSPTQLKLVVDYIDAHLDQELSLEELAAIAQLSAYHFCRSFKQSTGVTPHQYVIRQRVERAKLLLKDGKMGISEVAIACGFTHQSHLNRHFKRLTGVTPKKFSKS; encoded by the coding sequence ATGTCGCGATCGCCCTCAAACTCTGAGCAAAGCCAGCCTCATGACGATTCTGATTCTCCGCCACGATATTCTGATCAATACCCACTACCCCCTAAGCTGACGAGTGCCGAAGCGGGATGGAGCAGTTTCAGCTTAGAGTACCGTCATCCTGTACCAGCAGGAGAAACCCCAAACCTTTGCTTTGATCATTATGCGATCGCGGTTACGCTTGGACAGGGTTTTCAGCTCGATTGGCAAATCGAGGGGATTGCAAACGGGCGGGTGCAGCGGCAGATGCTCTTTCACGGAGGCATGACCCTTGTGCCCATGCACCACGTTCACTGGGGTGCGTGGAATCAACAGCACGAAGGATTCGCCATCGATTTGAAACCAAAGTTGCTGACTCGCAACGCCGCAGAATTGTTAGCGGTTGATCAGGTTGAGCTACTGCCTCAAAAACCACTGTACGACCCCCTCATTCTTCAGATTGGGCTGGCACTCAAAGCAGATTTAGAATCCCATCGACCCGGTGGAAAGCTGTATGCGGAGACAATGGCAACTGCCCTGGCAGTCCATCTGCTGAGGAATTATTCAGCACACACTCACAAATCTATTCACTATGTGGGTGGCTTGTCTCCCACGCAACTGAAACTTGTGGTTGACTACATTGATGCACATCTAGACCAGGAGTTGAGTTTGGAGGAATTAGCTGCGATCGCTCAACTTAGTGCCTATCACTTCTGTCGATCGTTCAAACAATCAACTGGTGTTACACCCCATCAGTATGTGATCCGACAGCGAGTGGAGCGAGCAAAGCTGTTGTTAAAAGATGGAAAGATGGGAATTTCAGAGGTGGCGATCGCTTGCGGTTTTACTCATCAAAGCCATCTCAATCGCCACTTTAAGCGGTTAACAGGCGTGACCCCAAAAAAATTTTCCAAGTCATAG
- the pseG gene encoding UDP-2,4-diacetamido-2,4,6-trideoxy-beta-L-altropyranose hydrolase: MVILIRADASTRIGTGHIMRCLALAQGLQSAGHHPIVVAAQITPNLVSRLQTLDIQLINIPHELGSLDDAQATIALAHHYQAIWINVDGYHFGADYQRWIKAAGLNLLFFDDYQHASHYDADLVLNQNVYACPELYESRESYTQLLLGTRYALLRPEFLQWQGWQRPSNTPACKILITMGGADPDNVTLKILRAIQLIEIEGLEIIAVIGGSNPHWESLQSVVQASQDSIHLKQNVTNMPELMAWADVAIAAGGTTSWELAFMGLPTLMVILAENQRAIAEKLGELGAVINLGWHGDVTIEAIAIALTDLLSNSAKRSDMMQRNQTLVDGRGVERVVQCLQLFPNK, translated from the coding sequence ATGGTTATTCTGATTCGCGCAGATGCTTCTACCCGAATTGGGACTGGTCATATCATGCGTTGTCTGGCTCTGGCTCAAGGCTTGCAGTCGGCAGGACATCACCCGATTGTTGTCGCGGCTCAAATCACCCCCAATCTAGTCAGTCGTCTTCAAACATTAGACATTCAGCTCATTAACATTCCGCATGAACTGGGTAGCTTGGACGATGCTCAAGCAACGATCGCTCTAGCCCACCATTATCAAGCGATCTGGATTAATGTGGATGGCTATCACTTTGGCGCAGACTACCAACGCTGGATTAAAGCGGCAGGCTTGAACCTACTGTTTTTTGATGACTATCAACATGCCTCTCACTACGATGCCGATTTAGTGTTGAATCAGAATGTCTATGCGTGCCCAGAGTTGTACGAGAGTCGAGAGTCTTACACTCAACTGCTATTAGGCACTCGCTATGCATTGCTCAGACCAGAGTTTTTGCAATGGCAGGGTTGGCAGCGACCATCTAATACTCCTGCTTGTAAAATTTTGATCACGATGGGAGGGGCTGACCCAGACAATGTGACGTTGAAGATTTTGCGAGCCATCCAACTCATTGAGATTGAGGGCTTGGAAATCATCGCTGTGATTGGGGGCAGTAATCCCCATTGGGAATCTCTACAATCTGTGGTGCAGGCGTCCCAAGACTCAATTCACCTCAAGCAAAATGTGACGAATATGCCCGAACTCATGGCATGGGCAGATGTGGCGATCGCCGCAGGGGGCACGACTTCCTGGGAACTTGCCTTTATGGGGTTGCCCACACTGATGGTGATTTTGGCAGAGAACCAACGGGCGATCGCTGAAAAATTAGGCGAATTGGGTGCTGTGATCAACCTGGGTTGGCATGGAGATGTGACGATAGAGGCGATCGCGATCGCATTAACTGATCTCCTTTCCAATTCTGCGAAACGCTCTGACATGATGCAGCGGAACCAAACCCTGGTTGATGGCAGAGGAGTTGAGCGAGTTGTGCAGTGTTTACAGTTGTTTCCAAATAAATAG
- a CDS encoding class I SAM-dependent methyltransferase gives MLKESEIRPDELMKDQAARLAADIRRLLQHKHEFVHVNCPACGSSESQKAYEKYEIQFVICEQCETVYANPRPCPDHLDEYYRESENYAYWNKYIFPASEAARREKIFKPRVQKVLDICHRFNVPTQTLLEVGAGFGIFCEEMQKTEVFQQVIGVEPTPDLAQTCRDRGLKIIEKPIEHIDFGAEPINVIVNFEVIEHLFSPREFLMKCYDLLSPGGIFIVTCPNIKGFDIVTLKEQSSAVDNEHLNLFHPGSLAQLLESCGFEVIEQQTPGRLDAELVRKKVLSGEFDISQQPFLKQVLIDEWETKGEAFQNFLSDNKLSSNMLLVARKY, from the coding sequence ATGCTAAAAGAATCAGAAATTCGACCCGATGAATTGATGAAGGATCAAGCGGCGCGGCTTGCTGCGGATATCCGACGATTGCTCCAACACAAGCATGAATTTGTTCATGTCAATTGCCCTGCTTGTGGTTCCTCTGAAAGTCAAAAAGCCTACGAAAAATACGAGATTCAATTCGTTATTTGTGAGCAATGTGAAACCGTATATGCTAATCCCCGTCCTTGCCCTGACCATTTAGACGAATACTATCGAGAATCGGAAAATTACGCTTATTGGAACAAATATATTTTCCCGGCTTCAGAAGCGGCTCGACGCGAAAAAATCTTTAAGCCACGGGTGCAAAAAGTCCTAGATATTTGTCATCGATTCAACGTGCCGACTCAAACCCTTTTAGAAGTGGGAGCCGGATTTGGTATCTTTTGCGAAGAGATGCAAAAAACAGAGGTATTTCAGCAGGTAATTGGAGTGGAACCCACGCCGGACCTGGCACAGACCTGTCGCGATCGCGGTCTTAAAATCATTGAGAAACCTATCGAGCACATTGATTTTGGGGCTGAACCCATCAACGTCATTGTTAATTTTGAGGTGATTGAGCACCTGTTTTCCCCTCGTGAATTCCTGATGAAATGCTATGACTTGCTATCACCGGGAGGCATTTTTATTGTTACCTGTCCAAATATCAAAGGGTTTGATATTGTCACCCTCAAAGAACAATCTAGTGCAGTAGATAATGAGCACTTAAATTTATTTCATCCTGGCTCTTTAGCTCAATTATTAGAGTCCTGTGGTTTTGAGGTGATTGAGCAGCAAACCCCTGGACGATTAGATGCCGAACTAGTTCGTAAAAAGGTCTTATCGGGTGAGTTTGATATTAGTCAACAACCCTTCCTCAAACAAGTATTGATTGACGAATGGGAGACGAAAGGAGAAGCCTTTCAAAACTTCTTATCCGATAACAAACTCTCGTCTAATATGCTGCTAGTTGCTAGGAAATATTAG
- a CDS encoding class I SAM-dependent methyltransferase produces the protein MEKLGQDLDSKQYWADVANQYSDALENDYHKHRLEVIRSLIPEELFQPGKQIFDFGCGDAILFPWFLETGGNIEGIDIAPEMIQIGQQRLTSWGFDSSLIQVADVNYLKQIGSASLDGLLSFNVLAYLTDEEELIFYQEASRIVKPGGYLIVTHSNELFDLFSLNHYTVEFFKDYFVTDALQHAKLSSLLTHSEGSSKAAYNVRENPLSYHHKLKKFNFKELKQGFINFHILPPPLLQDKTYPSTLNVDEGDRWKLMFMCSTFGSCAIRL, from the coding sequence ATGGAGAAGCTAGGACAGGATCTGGATTCCAAACAATATTGGGCAGATGTAGCGAACCAATATTCAGATGCTTTGGAGAATGACTATCACAAACATCGCCTTGAAGTTATTCGATCGCTAATTCCAGAGGAACTGTTTCAACCAGGCAAACAAATTTTTGATTTTGGCTGTGGGGATGCCATTTTGTTTCCGTGGTTCTTAGAAACAGGGGGCAACATTGAAGGGATTGATATTGCTCCTGAGATGATCCAGATTGGGCAGCAACGGTTAACCAGTTGGGGATTTGACAGTTCCCTCATTCAGGTAGCTGATGTGAACTACCTTAAGCAAATTGGCTCTGCCTCATTGGATGGCTTACTCAGTTTTAATGTCTTAGCCTATCTAACGGACGAAGAAGAACTCATTTTCTATCAGGAAGCCTCTCGGATTGTAAAACCGGGAGGATATCTAATCGTGACTCATTCAAATGAGTTGTTTGATTTGTTTAGTTTGAATCACTACACAGTGGAGTTCTTTAAAGATTATTTCGTTACCGATGCTTTACAGCATGCCAAATTATCTAGCTTGCTAACTCATAGTGAGGGTTCATCTAAGGCTGCATACAATGTTCGAGAAAATCCTCTTTCCTACCATCACAAACTCAAAAAGTTTAATTTCAAAGAATTAAAGCAAGGATTTATTAACTTTCACATTTTACCTCCGCCTTTACTTCAGGATAAAACCTATCCATCCACTCTGAATGTGGATGAAGGCGATCGCTGGAAATTGATGTTTATGTGCAGCACATTTGGCTCTTGTGCAATTCGCTTGTGA
- a CDS encoding N-acetyl sugar amidotransferase, protein MPVQYCTRCVYPAVSAAPLTFDEHGVCSGCRVHDQKKNIDWEQRWQWLKELADEYRSDNNYDIVIPVSGGKDSYFQTHIAVKELGLKPLLVTYHGNNYLPEGEYNLYRMREVFDCDHIIVRPGVDTLIKMNRLGFKVQGDMNWHAHCGIFTVPIQVAVRYKVPLMLWGEHGFMDLGGMYSYNDLVEFTAKFRLEHALRGYDWDDFTDEGLEKLGRPDVKEGLTAKDLLWAQYPSDDEIDEVEVRGIYLSNFVNWEANEHSKLVMEQYGWKPAQQAFERTYRTISNLDDMHENGIHDYLKFIKFGYGRGSDHACKDIRAGVMTREQGIEMVRKYDHVKPRRDLERWLEYVGMTEEEFDITCDTFRDPRVWRVEDGQWVKDNIWGEPSAYGAVAK, encoded by the coding sequence ATGCCAGTTCAATATTGCACTCGATGTGTCTATCCCGCTGTTAGTGCGGCTCCTCTCACCTTTGATGAGCATGGGGTTTGTTCGGGGTGTCGAGTTCACGACCAGAAAAAGAATATTGACTGGGAGCAACGCTGGCAGTGGCTCAAAGAGTTAGCCGATGAATATCGCAGTGACAATAACTACGACATTGTGATTCCGGTCAGTGGTGGCAAGGACAGCTATTTTCAGACCCATATTGCGGTCAAAGAATTGGGGTTAAAGCCACTGCTTGTCACCTACCACGGCAATAACTACCTGCCCGAAGGGGAATACAACCTGTATCGGATGCGCGAGGTGTTTGACTGCGACCACATCATTGTGCGTCCCGGTGTGGATACGCTGATTAAGATGAATCGGTTGGGCTTTAAGGTTCAGGGTGATATGAACTGGCATGCCCACTGTGGCATTTTTACTGTGCCGATTCAGGTGGCAGTGCGCTACAAAGTGCCCCTCATGTTGTGGGGTGAGCATGGATTTATGGATTTGGGGGGCATGTATTCCTACAATGATCTGGTGGAGTTCACTGCCAAGTTTCGACTGGAACACGCCCTGCGCGGCTACGACTGGGATGACTTCACCGATGAGGGCTTAGAAAAGTTAGGACGACCTGACGTGAAGGAAGGGTTAACCGCTAAAGATTTGTTGTGGGCACAGTATCCCTCCGATGATGAGATTGATGAGGTGGAGGTGCGAGGAATTTACCTTAGCAATTTTGTCAATTGGGAAGCCAATGAACACTCCAAACTGGTGATGGAGCAGTATGGTTGGAAGCCTGCTCAACAGGCTTTTGAACGCACCTACCGAACCATTTCCAACCTGGATGATATGCACGAAAACGGCATCCACGACTACCTCAAATTCATCAAGTTTGGCTACGGGCGAGGTTCTGATCACGCCTGCAAAGACATTCGGGCAGGGGTGATGACCCGCGAACAGGGCATTGAGATGGTTCGGAAATACGACCATGTTAAGCCCCGACGCGACCTGGAGCGATGGTTGGAATATGTCGGGATGACTGAAGAAGAGTTTGACATAACCTGCGATACCTTCCGCGATCCGCGAGTCTGGCGGGTTGAGGATGGGCAGTGGGTCAAAGATAATATCTGGGGCGAACCATCTGCTTATGGTGCAGTGGCGAAGTAA
- the hisF gene encoding imidazole glycerol phosphate synthase subunit HisF, with amino-acid sequence MLKKRLIPILLLKNGLLIRSELFKIHQIIGNPIHEVQRFNEWNVDELIYLDISRDDQYDLRRDDHKIKGLTNPLDILDEVSKTCFMPLTWGGRIRTVEDMRQRISRGADKITLNTAAVRSPDLITQGATIFGSQAIVVSIDVLRHPDGQTEVFIDGGQEPTGKKPEEWAREVEQRGAGEILLNSIDRDGTGKGYDLDLINTVAAATTIPVIACGGVGRYEHYAEGIRAGAAAVAAANIWHFKELSDKGGKRALAKAGVDIRL; translated from the coding sequence ATGCTTAAAAAACGTTTAATCCCGATCCTTCTACTCAAAAACGGATTACTAATTCGTAGTGAGCTATTTAAGATTCACCAAATTATTGGTAACCCCATTCACGAAGTCCAGCGATTTAATGAATGGAATGTCGATGAGTTGATCTATTTAGATATCAGTCGAGACGATCAGTACGACCTGCGGCGCGATGACCATAAAATCAAAGGTTTAACCAATCCCCTTGATATCTTGGATGAGGTGAGCAAAACCTGTTTCATGCCGCTCACCTGGGGTGGACGCATTCGCACCGTAGAAGATATGCGCCAACGGATTAGCCGAGGAGCCGACAAGATTACGCTCAATACCGCTGCGGTGCGATCGCCCGACCTCATTACCCAGGGAGCAACGATTTTTGGCAGTCAGGCGATCGTCGTTAGCATTGATGTGTTGCGTCATCCCGATGGACAAACTGAAGTCTTCATTGATGGGGGACAAGAACCAACAGGCAAAAAACCGGAAGAATGGGCACGAGAAGTGGAGCAACGAGGTGCGGGTGAAATCTTGCTCAACAGTATCGATCGCGATGGCACGGGCAAAGGCTACGACCTCGATCTAATCAATACCGTTGCGGCGGCAACGACCATTCCGGTGATTGCCTGTGGTGGAGTCGGACGCTACGAACATTACGCTGAGGGTATTCGGGCAGGAGCAGCAGCGGTTGCAGCAGCAAACATTTGGCACTTCAAGGAACTGTCGGATAAAGGTGGCAAACGAGCTTTAGCAAAGGCAGGGGTTGACATTCGCCTCTAG
- the hisH gene encoding imidazole glycerol phosphate synthase subunit HisH has protein sequence MTEKQPLVGIINYGMGNLRSVANAIASLQFPVQIVDHPTELIQFSHIILPGVGAFGDAMNNLQTQGWISALEKEVRENKKPFLGICLGMQLLATMGTEHGTHKGLDWVAGTVERLPANDPDIRIPHIGWNDAQILKSDGLYAGFTKTPTFYFVHSYVLKPSDRSMVSATTTHGTEFVASIEFDNIYATQFHPEKSQKVGLALLKNFLSGI, from the coding sequence ATGACTGAAAAACAACCATTGGTCGGCATTATTAACTATGGCATGGGTAACCTTCGATCTGTTGCTAATGCGATCGCCTCCCTCCAGTTTCCGGTTCAAATTGTTGATCACCCGACTGAACTGATCCAATTCAGTCACATTATTTTGCCGGGAGTTGGAGCGTTTGGGGATGCGATGAATAATCTGCAAACTCAAGGTTGGATTTCTGCTTTAGAGAAAGAAGTTAGAGAAAACAAAAAACCTTTCTTGGGGATTTGTTTGGGAATGCAACTCTTGGCAACCATGGGCACAGAGCATGGGACTCACAAAGGTTTAGATTGGGTTGCCGGAACGGTAGAACGCCTACCAGCCAACGATCCAGATATTCGCATTCCCCACATTGGATGGAATGATGCTCAGATCTTAAAGTCAGATGGCTTATATGCTGGTTTCACTAAAACACCGACTTTCTATTTCGTTCATAGTTATGTGTTGAAGCCGAGCGATCGCAGCATGGTGAGTGCCACGACCACTCACGGAACAGAGTTTGTTGCCAGCATCGAATTTGATAATATTTACGCCACTCAATTTCATCCTGAAAAAAGCCAAAAAGTAGGATTGGCACTGCTCAAAAATTTCTTATCCGGCATCTGA
- a CDS encoding pseudaminic acid biosynthesis-associated methylase, whose protein sequence is MRSKTEQELFWEGQFGNDYTQRNDILWEQRQPFFANILSKTFGVRTICELGANRGHNLQAIAHLSSNFELTGVELNPVAFTTLKAISNVSAVHVSIQEFQPNQTFDLVFTCGVLIHINPDDLPLIYQKMYDLSNRYILINEYFNPVPVELSYRGHSEKLFKRDFAREFIEQTQQVSVVDYGFLWQQVNPSWDNTTWFLLEKIA, encoded by the coding sequence ATGAGATCTAAAACGGAACAAGAACTCTTTTGGGAAGGGCAGTTTGGTAATGACTATACTCAACGCAACGATATTTTGTGGGAACAACGGCAACCCTTCTTTGCTAACATTTTAAGCAAAACGTTTGGGGTTAGAACCATTTGTGAGTTGGGAGCCAATCGGGGACATAATCTTCAGGCGATCGCTCATCTTAGCTCTAATTTTGAGTTAACTGGAGTTGAGCTAAATCCAGTAGCATTCACCACTCTAAAAGCAATTTCTAATGTAAGCGCAGTTCACGTATCAATTCAAGAATTTCAGCCTAATCAAACCTTTGATCTGGTATTTACTTGTGGAGTATTAATTCACATTAACCCTGATGATCTACCCCTGATTTATCAGAAGATGTATGATCTCTCAAACCGCTATATTCTAATCAACGAATACTTCAACCCAGTGCCAGTAGAACTCAGCTATCGTGGTCATTCAGAGAAGTTATTTAAGCGAGATTTTGCCAGAGAGTTCATTGAGCAAACCCAACAAGTTTCGGTTGTAGATTATGGTTTTTTGTGGCAACAGGTTAATCCTTCCTGGGATAACACGACCTGGTTTTTACTAGAGAAAATAGCCTGA
- a CDS encoding cytidylyltransferase domain-containing protein: MKTAAIIQARMGSTRLPGKVMKLLCGKTVLSHVITRVKACPLVDEVIVATTTQSADDAIAQEAEKAGVSCFRGSENDVLERYYLAAQKYNADVVVRVTSDCPLLDPEVLENLLDYFSMMDDAGLSIDYLSNTLERSYPIGLDAEVFTFNTLEIAYHNADQPYEREHVTPYIYQHPQIFALHNQHYDEDLSHYRWTLDTPEDLEFIEAVYQALYQPDRLFMMDDILELLKAKPHLTQINAHIQQKKLGE, translated from the coding sequence ATGAAAACTGCCGCTATTATTCAAGCCCGTATGGGGTCAACTCGTCTTCCAGGAAAAGTGATGAAATTGCTTTGTGGCAAGACGGTTTTGTCCCATGTCATCACACGGGTCAAAGCGTGTCCTTTAGTGGATGAAGTGATTGTTGCGACGACGACTCAATCAGCAGATGACGCGATCGCCCAAGAGGCTGAAAAAGCAGGTGTGAGTTGTTTTAGAGGGAGTGAAAATGATGTTTTGGAGCGGTATTATCTAGCTGCACAAAAATATAATGCTGATGTCGTCGTTCGAGTTACGTCAGATTGCCCACTATTAGACCCAGAAGTATTAGAAAATCTGCTCGATTACTTTAGCATGATGGATGATGCAGGGTTATCCATCGATTACCTCAGCAATACACTTGAGCGCAGCTATCCAATTGGTTTAGATGCAGAAGTATTTACGTTTAACACTTTGGAAATTGCTTACCACAACGCTGATCAACCCTATGAAAGGGAGCATGTGACCCCCTACATCTATCAACATCCTCAAATTTTTGCACTCCATAATCAACATTATGATGAAGACCTCTCTCATTATCGTTGGACACTTGATACCCCTGAAGACTTAGAGTTTATTGAAGCGGTGTATCAGGCGTTATATCAGCCCGATCGCCTTTTTATGATGGATGATATTTTAGAGTTGTTGAAAGCAAAACCACATTTAACGCAAATTAATGCCCACATTCAACAAAAGAAGTTAGGAGAGTAA
- the pseC gene encoding UDP-4-amino-4,6-dideoxy-N-acetyl-beta-L-altrosamine transaminase, whose protein sequence is MTAFIPYGRQDITQQDIDAVVEVLQSDWITQGPTIDRFEQAVASYCGVRYAVAVANATAALHIACLAAELGTGDALWTSPNTFVASANCGLYCGSNVDFVDIDPHTYNVSVAELERKLQWAERQGCLPKIVIPVHLAGQSCEMEAIASLARQYGFCVIEDASHAIGGRYRQQPIGSCQFSDMAVFSFHPVKIITTGEGGMVLTNRDDLYEKLIRLRTHGITRDPDLMQGDSHGPWYYQQIELGFNYRMTDIQAALGLSQLQRLDEFVQRRRFLADRYNQLLQDLPLTLPWQHPDTESSYHLYVIRLKLDKIEKTHRQIFEALRHYHIGVNLHYIPVHTQPYYQQLGFLWGDFPEAERYYQEAISLPIYYGLTGEDQDRVVAVLREVLL, encoded by the coding sequence ATGACGGCTTTTATTCCTTACGGACGGCAAGACATTACTCAGCAAGACATTGATGCTGTTGTTGAGGTGCTGCAATCGGATTGGATTACCCAAGGACCAACCATCGATCGCTTTGAACAAGCGGTTGCTAGCTACTGTGGGGTTCGGTATGCTGTCGCCGTTGCCAATGCTACTGCTGCCTTGCACATCGCTTGCTTAGCCGCAGAACTAGGGACTGGAGACGCTCTCTGGACGTCTCCTAATACCTTTGTTGCGTCAGCCAATTGTGGTCTGTACTGCGGGAGCAATGTTGATTTTGTTGATATTGACCCTCATACCTATAACGTGAGTGTCGCTGAGCTAGAGCGCAAGTTGCAATGGGCGGAGCGGCAAGGTTGTTTACCCAAGATTGTGATCCCGGTGCATTTAGCAGGGCAATCCTGCGAGATGGAAGCGATCGCTTCTCTTGCCCGTCAGTATGGGTTTTGTGTGATTGAAGATGCTTCCCATGCGATTGGAGGTCGTTACAGGCAGCAACCAATCGGCTCATGTCAGTTTTCGGATATGGCAGTGTTTAGCTTTCATCCGGTCAAAATCATCACGACAGGCGAAGGTGGGATGGTTTTAACCAATCGGGACGATTTGTATGAGAAACTGATTCGACTAAGAACCCACGGTATTACTCGCGATCCTGATCTCATGCAGGGAGATTCCCATGGACCTTGGTATTATCAACAAATCGAGTTGGGCTTTAATTACCGCATGACTGATATTCAAGCAGCACTGGGTTTGAGCCAGTTGCAACGACTTGATGAGTTCGTGCAACGACGACGATTTTTAGCCGATCGCTATAACCAGTTGCTGCAAGATTTGCCGCTCACTCTGCCCTGGCAACATCCTGATACGGAGTCGAGCTATCATCTCTATGTGATTCGCCTCAAACTCGACAAAATTGAGAAAACCCACCGTCAGATTTTTGAAGCGTTACGCCACTATCACATTGGTGTGAATCTGCACTACATCCCTGTTCATACTCAGCCTTACTATCAGCAACTCGGTTTTCTATGGGGGGATTTTCCAGAAGCAGAACGCTATTACCAAGAAGCCATTAGTCTGCCTATTTATTACGGATTGACAGGAGAAGATCAAGACAGAGTTGTGGCTGTTTTGCGAGAGGTTTTGTTATGA
- the pseB gene encoding UDP-N-acetylglucosamine 4,6-dehydratase (inverting): MFDQSTILITGGTGSFGKKCVKTLLERFTPKKVIVYSRDELKQYEMAQEFNSPVMRYFIGDVRDRDRLDLAMRGVDYVIHAAALKQVPTAEYNPMECIKTNINGASNVIDVAIAHEVHKVIALSTDKAASPINLYGATKLVSDKLFVAANNITGSLKTQFAVVRYGNVVGSRGSVVPFFQKLVREGAIEIPITDPRMTRFWITLQQGIDFVLKSFERMQGGEIFVPKIPSMHLTDLAKALAPGIPIKVVGIRPGEKLHEVMCPVDDAHLTLEFTDHYVIQPSIQFVHEIDFACNALQEKGVPVPDGFQYSSDTNSDWLNPQELLDILSD, translated from the coding sequence ATGTTTGACCAATCAACAATTCTAATTACTGGAGGAACGGGGTCATTTGGCAAAAAATGTGTCAAGACATTGCTCGAACGGTTTACCCCCAAGAAAGTCATTGTTTACTCCCGCGATGAGTTGAAACAGTATGAGATGGCTCAGGAGTTTAATTCTCCTGTGATGCGCTATTTCATTGGAGATGTGCGCGATCGCGATCGCCTTGACCTCGCCATGCGGGGGGTGGATTACGTGATTCATGCTGCTGCCTTGAAACAAGTGCCAACCGCAGAATACAACCCCATGGAGTGTATCAAGACCAACATCAATGGCGCGAGTAATGTAATTGATGTGGCGATCGCCCATGAAGTTCACAAGGTGATTGCCCTCTCGACAGACAAAGCCGCTAGCCCCATTAATCTCTATGGAGCAACTAAACTCGTCTCAGATAAATTATTTGTGGCTGCCAACAATATCACAGGTTCCCTAAAAACCCAGTTTGCTGTTGTTCGTTACGGCAACGTGGTTGGCTCCAGGGGGTCTGTAGTTCCCTTTTTTCAGAAGCTTGTACGTGAGGGAGCAATTGAAATTCCCATTACGGATCCCCGCATGACCCGCTTTTGGATTACGTTGCAGCAAGGAATTGATTTTGTACTGAAAAGTTTTGAGCGGATGCAGGGAGGCGAAATTTTTGTGCCCAAAATTCCCTCAATGCACCTCACCGATTTAGCCAAAGCCCTTGCTCCTGGCATTCCTATAAAAGTTGTTGGAATTCGCCCCGGAGAAAAGCTGCACGAGGTGATGTGTCCTGTTGACGATGCTCATCTAACCCTCGAATTTACGGATCACTATGTGATTCAACCCTCGATTCAGTTTGTTCATGAAATCGATTTTGCCTGCAATGCCCTTCAGGAGAAGGGGGTTCCCGTGCCGGATGGTTTTCAGTATAGTTCTGATACCAACAGTGATTGGTTGAATCCTCAAGAACTGTTAGATATCCTCAGCGATTAG